The Streptomyces phaeolivaceus genome has a window encoding:
- a CDS encoding thiaminase II/PqqC family protein has translation MTRTAGEVLEAMTARLAPEPDANPLLPLVASGAAGLGTLAALAGEQRLVIAADLLSFRHLAGRAAAGEPTSAPFFEMLAEGEAVAAGRLGAFAEACGVDEQRAAAYAPLPGCQAYPSYVARLALGASPADVVLALSANFASWGGYCAVIAKSLRDHYAFTDEACGFFDFFAEPAPELEERARAAVQAGLDAGRIDEETAHGHGRLLQSYESMFWTTLARP, from the coding sequence ATGACGCGTACGGCCGGAGAAGTGCTGGAAGCGATGACCGCGCGGCTCGCCCCGGAACCCGACGCCAACCCCCTGCTGCCCCTGGTCGCCTCCGGTGCGGCCGGGCTCGGCACCCTCGCCGCGCTCGCCGGGGAACAGCGACTGGTGATCGCCGCGGACCTGCTCTCCTTCCGCCATCTGGCCGGGCGGGCGGCGGCCGGGGAACCGACGAGCGCCCCCTTCTTCGAGATGCTCGCGGAGGGGGAGGCGGTGGCGGCGGGGCGGCTCGGGGCGTTCGCCGAGGCGTGCGGGGTGGACGAGCAGAGGGCGGCGGCGTACGCGCCACTGCCGGGCTGTCAGGCCTACCCGTCGTACGTCGCCCGGCTCGCGCTCGGCGCGTCCCCGGCCGACGTGGTGCTCGCCCTGAGCGCCAACTTCGCGTCCTGGGGCGGCTATTGCGCGGTGATCGCCAAGTCCCTCCGCGATCACTACGCCTTCACCGACGAGGCCTGCGGTTTCTTCGACTTCTTCGCCGAGCCGGCCCCGGAGCTGGAGGAGCGGGCGAGGGCGGCGGTTCAGGCGGGGCTGGACGCGGGGCGGATCGACGAGGAGACGGCCCACGGCCACGGCCGACTGCTGCAGAGCTACGAATCGATGTTCTGGACCACACTGGCGCGCCCCTGA
- a CDS encoding acyl-CoA dehydrogenase family protein, translated as MAEFTMELNEEQREVRDWLHGFAADVIRPAAAEWDEREETPWPVIQEAAKVGIYSLDFYAQQYFDPTGLGIPMAMEELFWGDAGIALSIVGTGLAAVGVLANGTEEQIGTWIPQMYGDAGDVKVAAFCSSEPDAGSDVASLRTRAVYDGAKDEWVLNGTKTWATNGGIANVHVVVAVVDPELGSKGHASFIVPPGTPGLSQGQKFKKHGIRASHTAEVVLEDVRVPGSCLLGGKEKLDERLARAHERARSGGERSEMGVPPAGGWGRVKNAAMATFEASRPAVGAMAVGTARAAYEVALDYAKTREQFGRPIIDNQGVAFQLADMRTSVDAARLLVWRASWMAINGRPFTAAEGSQSKLFASETAKKVTAQAIQILGGNGYTREYPVERMHRDAAIYTIFEGTSEVQRLVIARTLSGMPIR; from the coding sequence ATGGCCGAGTTCACCATGGAACTCAACGAGGAACAGCGAGAGGTTCGCGACTGGCTCCACGGATTCGCCGCCGATGTGATCCGCCCCGCGGCGGCCGAGTGGGACGAGCGCGAGGAGACCCCCTGGCCGGTGATCCAGGAGGCCGCCAAGGTCGGTATCTACTCCCTCGACTTCTACGCCCAGCAGTACTTCGACCCCACCGGCCTCGGCATCCCCATGGCCATGGAGGAGCTGTTCTGGGGCGACGCGGGCATCGCCCTGTCCATCGTCGGCACCGGCCTCGCCGCCGTCGGCGTCCTCGCCAACGGCACCGAGGAGCAGATCGGCACCTGGATCCCGCAGATGTACGGCGACGCGGGCGATGTCAAGGTCGCCGCGTTCTGCTCCTCCGAGCCCGACGCCGGCTCCGACGTCGCCTCCCTGCGCACCCGCGCCGTGTACGACGGGGCCAAGGACGAGTGGGTCCTCAACGGCACCAAGACCTGGGCGACCAACGGCGGCATCGCCAACGTCCACGTCGTCGTCGCCGTCGTCGACCCCGAACTCGGCTCCAAGGGCCACGCGTCCTTCATCGTCCCGCCCGGCACACCCGGCCTGTCCCAGGGGCAGAAGTTCAAGAAGCACGGCATCCGCGCCTCCCACACCGCCGAGGTCGTCCTGGAGGACGTACGCGTCCCCGGCTCCTGCCTCCTCGGCGGCAAGGAGAAGCTCGACGAGCGTCTCGCGCGGGCCCATGAGCGGGCGAGGAGCGGTGGCGAGCGAAGCGAGATGGGGGTCCCCCCGGCCGGAGGCTGGGGGAGGGTGAAGAACGCGGCGATGGCCACGTTCGAGGCCTCCCGCCCGGCCGTGGGCGCCATGGCGGTGGGCACCGCCCGCGCCGCGTACGAGGTGGCCCTCGACTACGCCAAGACCCGTGAGCAGTTCGGCCGGCCCATCATCGACAACCAGGGCGTCGCCTTCCAACTCGCCGACATGCGGACCTCCGTCGACGCGGCCCGGCTGCTGGTGTGGCGGGCGTCCTGGATGGCGATCAACGGCCGCCCGTTCACCGCGGCGGAGGGCTCCCAGTCGAAGCTGTTCGCCAGCGAGACGGCGAAGAAGGTGACCGCGCAGGCCATCCAGATACTGGGCGGCAACGGGTACACCCGGGAGTACCCGGTCGAGCGGATGCATCGGGATGCGGCTATTTACACCATTTTCGAGGGTACGAGTGAGGTGCAGCGGCTGGTGATCGCCCGGACCCTGTCGGGGATGCCGATCCGGTAG